Proteins found in one Amycolatopsis aidingensis genomic segment:
- a CDS encoding MFS transporter, whose amino-acid sequence MFGNRSPATPARRYEYLLLTVLFLSFGFVFFDRQALSFLAPYIDGDFGLSNTELGTLSGVLALTWALSGLFFGRLSDRLGTRKPILIAAVLMFSVFSAASGLMTGFVGLLIARALMGIAEGAVLPIAQSLMVEASAEHRRGLNMGLVQGSSAGLLGGIVCPLVAVWIAEEHGWRTAFHLTIIPGLLIALWIWRSVRETPPLGRVTATTERTPTAEKPSLWQVLRHRNVLLCVLAACCYLTWFIVIITFTPKYLTDVKGFAPGTMSAVMTCFGVAWVVWGFLTPAISDRIGRKTTMIAFTAVAALCPLAVVYVADPLLLGVIVVLTYTGLGCFTLFMATIPAETVHPAALATALGLVMGVGELAGGFLGPLVAGWASDIWGLQSAMFIAAGGAVLVVLLSLGLRETAPMVLRRRAAAAAQEPEPVR is encoded by the coding sequence ATGTTCGGCAACCGGTCACCGGCGACCCCCGCGCGGCGGTACGAGTACCTGCTACTGACGGTCCTGTTCCTGTCCTTCGGTTTCGTGTTCTTCGATCGGCAGGCACTGTCCTTTCTGGCGCCCTATATCGACGGCGACTTCGGGCTCTCCAACACCGAGCTCGGCACGCTGTCCGGGGTACTCGCACTCACCTGGGCCCTTTCCGGCCTGTTCTTCGGCAGGCTCTCCGACCGGCTCGGCACCCGCAAGCCGATCCTGATCGCCGCGGTCCTCATGTTCTCCGTATTCTCCGCCGCATCCGGGCTGATGACCGGGTTCGTCGGGCTGCTGATCGCCAGGGCGCTGATGGGCATCGCCGAGGGCGCGGTGTTGCCGATCGCGCAGTCGCTGATGGTGGAGGCCTCGGCCGAGCACCGGCGCGGGCTGAACATGGGGCTGGTGCAGGGCTCATCGGCCGGTCTGCTCGGCGGCATCGTCTGCCCGCTGGTGGCGGTGTGGATCGCCGAGGAGCACGGCTGGCGGACGGCCTTCCACCTCACCATCATTCCCGGGCTGCTGATCGCGCTGTGGATCTGGCGCTCGGTCCGGGAGACCCCTCCGCTCGGCCGGGTCACGGCGACCACCGAACGCACCCCAACCGCGGAGAAACCCTCGCTGTGGCAGGTGCTGCGGCACCGCAACGTGCTGCTGTGCGTACTGGCCGCCTGCTGCTATCTCACCTGGTTCATCGTGATCATCACCTTCACCCCGAAGTACCTTACCGATGTCAAGGGCTTCGCACCGGGAACCATGAGCGCCGTCATGACCTGCTTCGGGGTGGCCTGGGTGGTGTGGGGCTTCCTCACTCCCGCGATCTCCGATCGGATCGGGCGCAAGACCACGATGATCGCCTTCACCGCGGTCGCCGCGCTCTGCCCGCTGGCCGTGGTGTACGTGGCGGATCCGTTGCTGCTGGGCGTGATCGTGGTGCTGACCTACACCGGACTCGGCTGCTTCACCCTGTTCATGGCCACCATCCCGGCGGAGACCGTGCACCCGGCGGCCCTGGCCACCGCGCTCGGCCTGGTGATGGGCGTCGGCGAGCTAGCGGGCGGCTTCCTCGGCCCGCTGGTCGCCGGCTGGGCCTCCGACATCTGGGGCCTGCAGTCGGCGATGTTCATCGCCGCCGGTGGCGCGGTACTCGTGGTGCTGCTCTCCCTCGGGCTGCGGGAAACCGCGCCGATGGTGCTGCGCAGGCGCGCCGCCGCGGCCGCTCAGGAACCGGAGCCGGTCCGATGA
- a CDS encoding 2,4'-dihydroxyacetophenone dioxygenase family protein has protein sequence MPEQATTEFWKGLKPIQNSFKPDAQPEVYLSQVATDDDRYYAPFTDTVGSRPLWINVKDNSWSDILRAKEAGLVNRHYHPHEVFAYTISGKWGYLERPWTASAGDFVYEAPGEGHTLVAYESDEPMKTMFIVKGPLIWLDENGDTAGFFDVHDYIDLCRKHYEKVGIGADYVNSLFR, from the coding sequence ATGCCCGAGCAGGCCACCACCGAGTTCTGGAAGGGCCTCAAGCCGATCCAGAACTCCTTCAAGCCGGATGCGCAACCGGAGGTCTACCTCTCCCAGGTTGCCACCGATGACGACCGCTACTACGCGCCCTTCACCGACACCGTCGGATCACGTCCACTGTGGATCAACGTGAAGGACAACTCCTGGTCGGACATCCTGCGCGCCAAGGAGGCCGGACTGGTCAACCGGCACTACCATCCGCACGAGGTGTTCGCCTACACCATCTCCGGCAAATGGGGGTACCTGGAACGCCCCTGGACGGCCTCGGCAGGCGACTTCGTGTACGAGGCCCCCGGCGAGGGGCACACCCTGGTCGCCTACGAGAGCGACGAGCCGATGAAGACGATGTTCATCGTCAAGGGTCCGCTGATCTGGCTGGACGAGAACGGCGACACAGCCGGGTTCTTCGATGTGCACGACTACATCGACCTGTGCCGCAAGCATTACGAGAAGGTCGGCATCGGCGCCGACTACGTCAACTCGCTCTTCCGCTGA